The proteins below come from a single Terriglobales bacterium genomic window:
- a CDS encoding ABC transporter permease → MDAVLRLGRKIWSFFHREQFQHDLAEEVDFHREQLEAQLRTNGMSAQAAQARAARQFGNELRVRENSIERVEFRFETTVQDIRYGIRQLRKNPGFAATAILILGLGIGATTAIFSAVNPILFKSLPYPHPDRIMSVFETKDGGSRLPSFATFRGIAERSQSFEAMAVTKVWRPAMVGVGEPEFFWGQRVSVGYFRSLGVVPALGRDFQPQDDQFHGPNVLTISDRLWRRRFSADPHIIGRAITLETSRGFDATSSYTVIGVMPPGFENVLSPNAEVWAPLQYNASLPLGGPEWGHHLTMIARLKPGVGEQQATSELDALLPPFGNAHAKGFDTAGGIPAGVILTSLHDNLTAGVKPALLAILGAVVLVLLIACVNVTNLLLARAAQRRGEFAMRAALGAAQKRLIRQLITESLLLAVFGGLLGIAIAEMGVRALVALSPPGLPRVDAIRVDTAVLIFAFIVTTCIGVIVGLFPAIQSARSDPQASLKQSARQTAAGHQLVRRSLVVSEVALALVLLCSAGLLLRSLQRLFSVDPGFDASHLLTMEVQESGSRYVKDNDRARLFDEAREAVRHIPGVESAAFVNQLPLSGDYEVYGIEYEAFPRQDDAAFRYAMSPDYFQTMRIPLRRGRFLNERDRTTAPVPVLISESLAKRRFHGLDPIGQRVRMGPDMGRADAPWAEIVGVVGDVKQLSLAVGEADAFYTTHWAWVDNVQSLVVRAKGDPTALVPAVRNAIWSIDKDVPLPRIATMESLVSATEAQRRFALILFEVFALVALLLAATGIYGVLSGTVNERTREIGVRAALGATRGDILNLIVRQGMMLTIAGVATGFLGAVAASYALVTLLWGISHLDPITYGAVIAVLLTISAIACCIPAWRAAQVDPAITLRAE, encoded by the coding sequence ATGGACGCGGTTCTTCGGCTCGGTAGAAAGATCTGGAGCTTTTTTCATCGCGAACAATTCCAGCACGATCTTGCCGAGGAGGTAGATTTTCACCGCGAACAGCTCGAGGCGCAGCTTCGCACGAATGGCATGTCGGCGCAGGCTGCACAGGCAAGAGCTGCCCGCCAATTCGGCAACGAACTGCGCGTCAGAGAAAACAGTATCGAGCGCGTAGAATTCCGTTTCGAAACTACCGTTCAGGACATTCGATACGGAATTCGTCAACTGCGGAAGAATCCGGGCTTTGCTGCCACGGCCATCCTCATTCTTGGCCTCGGGATCGGCGCTACTACGGCGATTTTCAGCGCAGTAAATCCGATTCTCTTCAAATCACTGCCATATCCCCACCCCGACCGCATCATGTCCGTCTTCGAAACGAAGGACGGCGGATCGCGTTTGCCGAGCTTTGCCACCTTTCGGGGAATAGCGGAGCGAAGCCAATCGTTCGAAGCCATGGCGGTGACGAAGGTCTGGCGACCCGCAATGGTAGGAGTTGGTGAACCAGAGTTCTTCTGGGGACAGCGCGTCAGCGTCGGCTACTTTCGCTCGCTGGGTGTCGTTCCGGCATTGGGCCGCGATTTTCAGCCGCAGGATGATCAGTTCCATGGGCCGAATGTCCTGACCATCAGCGATCGTCTGTGGCGTCGCCGTTTTTCGGCGGATCCACACATTATCGGACGCGCGATCACACTGGAGACAAGCCGGGGGTTTGACGCCACCAGCAGCTACACGGTCATTGGCGTAATGCCTCCAGGATTCGAGAATGTCCTCTCTCCCAATGCGGAAGTCTGGGCGCCGTTGCAGTACAACGCTTCACTTCCCCTGGGCGGTCCGGAATGGGGACATCACCTGACTATGATTGCTCGGCTGAAGCCCGGAGTCGGCGAGCAACAAGCTACGAGTGAACTCGATGCGTTACTGCCTCCATTCGGCAATGCACATGCCAAAGGCTTTGACACAGCAGGGGGAATCCCTGCTGGCGTGATTCTGACTTCTCTGCACGACAACCTAACTGCCGGCGTGAAACCGGCATTGCTCGCGATTCTCGGGGCGGTAGTACTCGTGCTGCTGATTGCCTGTGTAAATGTGACTAATCTTCTTCTCGCTCGCGCTGCTCAGCGCCGTGGAGAGTTTGCGATGCGGGCGGCGCTGGGCGCTGCGCAAAAGCGACTCATCCGTCAGTTGATCACGGAGAGCCTTTTGCTGGCGGTATTCGGTGGATTATTGGGAATCGCTATTGCCGAAATGGGAGTTCGAGCTTTAGTGGCTTTGAGTCCACCGGGATTGCCGAGGGTTGATGCCATTCGCGTCGATACTGCCGTACTGATCTTTGCGTTCATTGTCACCACCTGCATAGGAGTAATCGTTGGACTGTTTCCGGCAATTCAATCGGCGCGCAGCGATCCACAAGCAAGCCTGAAGCAGAGTGCACGTCAAACGGCAGCCGGCCATCAACTCGTGCGCCGTTCGCTGGTCGTCTCGGAAGTCGCGTTGGCGCTTGTTCTCCTCTGCAGCGCGGGATTGCTTTTGCGAAGTCTGCAGCGCTTGTTCTCAGTGGATCCGGGATTTGACGCGTCGCACTTGCTGACGATGGAAGTACAGGAATCGGGCAGTCGCTATGTCAAGGACAACGATCGTGCTCGCCTGTTCGACGAGGCGCGAGAAGCCGTGCGCCACATTCCCGGAGTGGAATCGGCGGCATTCGTCAACCAGTTACCCTTGAGCGGTGATTACGAAGTGTACGGAATCGAGTATGAAGCTTTCCCTCGCCAGGATGATGCTGCCTTCCGGTACGCAATGAGCCCCGATTATTTCCAGACTATGCGAATTCCACTTCGTCGCGGCCGTTTTCTGAATGAGCGAGATCGCACGACTGCTCCCGTTCCCGTGCTGATAAGCGAGTCGCTGGCCAAACGCCGATTCCACGGTCTGGATCCGATCGGGCAACGCGTGCGCATGGGTCCCGATATGGGACGCGCAGACGCGCCATGGGCGGAAATCGTCGGAGTCGTGGGCGACGTGAAGCAGTTGTCGCTGGCAGTGGGAGAAGCAGATGCGTTCTATACGACGCATTGGGCGTGGGTGGACAACGTACAAAGCCTCGTCGTGCGCGCAAAAGGCGACCCAACGGCGCTGGTGCCTGCGGTCCGAAACGCAATCTGGTCCATCGACAAAGATGTGCCGCTTCCTCGCATCGCCACGATGGAGAGTCTGGTTTCGGCTACCGAAGCGCAACGTCGCTTTGCTCTCATCCTTTTTGAAGTATTTGCATTGGTAGCGTTGCTTCTCGCTGCGACTGGAATTTACGGAGTTCTGTCGGGAACCGTCAACGAACGCACGCGAGAGATCGGCGTGCGCGCTGCGCTTGGTGCGACGCGCGGCGATATTCTCAACCTGATCGTCCGACAGGGAATGATGCTTACCATCGCAGGCGTCGCGACCGGTTTTCTCGGAGCCGTCGCTGCGAGCTATGCGCTGGTCACCCTGCTGTGGGGAATCTCTCATCTCGATCCGATCACTTACGGCGCCGTAATCGCGGTGCTGTTAACGATTTCAGCCATAGCTTGCTGCATTCCAGCGTGGAGGGCAGCCCAGGTGGATCCGGCGATCACGCTAAGAGCTGAGTGA
- a CDS encoding AsmA family protein encodes MSLRSKRTRIYLAIAIVIALGFLVPPSINLNRFRAKLSESLSRSLGRQVSVQDVRLRLLPLPGFTFRQLRISDDEFSAEPILQTGDENGVATLRISSLWRGRLEIASVSLTQASLNLVRDASGHWNMERLVNRAAQVPTAPTARKKPEWRPRFPYIEITESRINFKFGPEKKPFALSDAQFALWLAAENRWNVRLKAIPLRTDESVTDTGTIKISGSFDRASEFAKTPFHFQFTWEQPEVNAIAQIVHGHDPGWRGAVDLNAELKGTPADFATRLNADIEEFRRYDIARSTPFNLHINCEQRFRANIVETSAKDQLDFDCKAPLGSGVLNAQGELHPLGTASEYSARLVASEVPLASLVRMALHAKSTLPSDLNADGTLDGSWTIEGSAGSPTIWNGTFTATNAVVRSHVLEHALLFPRKVVVNFEPAQNTNLTVRHAEVTIPYSRAVLEPVALDLGGDATLSAAIDPSEYSIELHGNVNWQRLTQIARCVGLHPPSADLRGSGEIDARYSGEWRHFAAPTVSAQAQIHTATVALRGFSEPLHVRGGTFTFDGDSFAAQGLQASFPHAKLELVASISGSHKCERYLACNLDFTLQADQLREAAVREVLSVPSSGMNLPFFSSGRQFEAKWLLDMPSSGTISVQHLSLAKIHAGNASAQLEVASGTVLVKRWTADVFGGKSSGEWAFDFSGKAPAIKAQGSLRHVHADQLEHAPSEDHASGYVDVNYRLSMSGSNADALTSSLAGSGNFLWHNGSIPASAADQEAPSVLSFGLWSGQFALGKQRVTFESTKMLSPSGVREVNGEIALNRALNLRLVKSQGAGVLASESSPKPGAAREQAKLDQSR; translated from the coding sequence ATGTCGCTGCGGAGCAAGCGAACCCGCATTTATCTCGCGATTGCGATTGTGATTGCGCTGGGATTTCTTGTCCCTCCAAGCATCAATCTCAATCGCTTTCGCGCGAAGCTGTCCGAATCGCTCTCGCGATCACTCGGGCGGCAGGTCAGCGTGCAGGATGTTCGGCTTCGTCTGCTCCCGCTTCCTGGATTTACGTTTCGCCAGCTGAGAATCAGCGACGACGAATTCAGCGCCGAGCCTATTTTGCAGACTGGGGACGAGAATGGCGTAGCGACACTGCGCATCTCCTCGCTCTGGCGCGGAAGACTGGAGATCGCCAGCGTGTCGCTCACGCAGGCAAGCCTGAATCTGGTCCGCGATGCGAGTGGCCACTGGAACATGGAGCGTCTGGTAAACCGAGCCGCTCAAGTGCCGACAGCTCCCACAGCCAGGAAAAAGCCCGAGTGGAGACCGCGATTCCCCTACATTGAAATCACCGAAAGCCGAATCAACTTTAAATTCGGTCCGGAGAAAAAACCGTTTGCGCTTTCTGACGCGCAGTTTGCCTTGTGGCTTGCTGCTGAAAACCGGTGGAACGTACGGCTGAAAGCTATCCCGCTGCGAACGGATGAGAGCGTCACCGACACGGGCACAATCAAGATTTCCGGCTCGTTTGATCGAGCCTCAGAATTTGCCAAGACGCCATTCCATTTTCAGTTCACATGGGAGCAGCCCGAAGTGAACGCAATCGCGCAGATTGTTCATGGACACGATCCGGGCTGGCGCGGTGCGGTCGATCTGAATGCCGAGCTCAAGGGCACGCCGGCTGACTTCGCGACTCGTCTCAATGCCGATATTGAGGAATTTCGCCGCTATGACATCGCGCGCTCGACTCCTTTCAATCTGCATATCAACTGTGAGCAGCGCTTCCGGGCGAACATTGTGGAGACTAGCGCAAAAGATCAACTCGATTTCGATTGCAAGGCTCCGCTAGGCTCCGGAGTGCTCAATGCCCAAGGCGAGCTTCATCCGCTCGGCACGGCTTCGGAATATTCTGCGCGGCTCGTGGCCAGCGAAGTTCCTCTCGCGTCTCTGGTGCGAATGGCGCTGCACGCCAAGAGCACGCTGCCAAGCGATTTGAATGCCGACGGCACTCTCGACGGGAGCTGGACGATCGAAGGCTCTGCAGGTTCTCCCACAATATGGAACGGCACATTCACGGCGACCAATGCTGTAGTGCGTTCTCATGTTCTTGAGCACGCTCTCCTGTTCCCACGAAAAGTTGTAGTCAATTTCGAGCCTGCGCAGAACACAAACCTGACAGTGCGCCACGCCGAGGTGACAATTCCATACTCGCGCGCGGTGCTGGAACCGGTCGCACTCGATTTGGGTGGTGACGCAACTCTATCAGCCGCCATCGATCCCAGTGAGTACAGCATCGAGTTGCACGGAAACGTGAATTGGCAGCGCTTGACTCAGATTGCGCGGTGTGTCGGTTTGCATCCACCGTCGGCGGATCTCAGAGGTTCTGGAGAAATTGACGCGCGCTACTCGGGAGAGTGGCGGCATTTCGCTGCTCCAACCGTCAGCGCGCAAGCGCAGATTCACACCGCAACTGTAGCGCTGCGCGGATTTTCCGAGCCGCTGCACGTAAGAGGAGGCACCTTCACCTTCGACGGCGACAGCTTCGCTGCCCAGGGGCTTCAGGCCAGCTTTCCTCACGCAAAACTGGAGCTTGTCGCTTCGATCTCGGGCTCGCATAAATGTGAACGTTATCTGGCGTGCAACTTGGATTTCACCTTGCAGGCCGATCAGTTGCGTGAAGCGGCTGTGAGAGAGGTACTGTCGGTTCCCAGTTCGGGAATGAATCTGCCGTTTTTCAGTTCCGGTAGGCAGTTCGAAGCCAAATGGCTGCTCGATATGCCTTCCTCAGGCACAATTTCTGTACAGCACCTGAGCCTTGCAAAGATCCATGCAGGTAACGCAAGCGCACAACTGGAAGTCGCGAGCGGCACGGTGCTGGTGAAGCGATGGACCGCGGATGTGTTCGGCGGAAAATCGTCGGGTGAATGGGCGTTTGATTTCTCCGGTAAAGCCCCCGCAATTAAGGCGCAGGGATCGTTGCGGCACGTCCATGCCGATCAACTCGAACATGCGCCTTCTGAAGATCACGCCTCCGGGTATGTGGATGTGAATTACCGCCTCTCCATGTCCGGCAGTAACGCCGATGCACTGACTTCGTCGCTTGCCGGCTCTGGTAATTTTTTGTGGCACAACGGAAGTATTCCAGCCTCCGCGGCAGATCAAGAGGCTCCTTCTGTGCTCAGCTTCGGCTTGTGGTCGGGACAGTTCGCGCTGGGAAAACAACGAGTGACCTTCGAAAGTACCAAAATGCTATCGCCATCAGGTGTGCGTGAAGTTAACGGCGAAATTGCGCTAAACCGCGCGTTGAACCTGAGGCTCGTCAAGAGCCAAGGCGCAGGAGTGCTTGCGAGCGAAAGCAGCCCGAAGCCGGGTGCTGCGCGGGAACAAGCAAAGCTCGATCAGTCTCGATGA
- the lepB gene encoding signal peptidase I: MKTDVLVSKEKKTAVESARQEKKKETPMEFLSSMAVVLVTGLFIITFNIQAFEIPSSSMENTLLIGDHVFVDRITIAPPTHWAAFEHYRPIQHGDIIVFLSPETPGLYVVKRVIGIPGDKIHLRDGVVYRNGVALKEPYVIHTQGNYDPYRDNFPAVPASESGIRVASGWPVMAGVMRDGDDIVVPPDSYFGMGDNRDVSYDSRYWGFVPRENIIGRPLFVYWSFETPADQWQKTDMGDRIAFLGHVALHFFDQTRWKRMFHLVH; this comes from the coding sequence GTGAAAACTGACGTACTTGTATCGAAAGAAAAGAAGACGGCAGTTGAGTCTGCCCGTCAGGAAAAGAAAAAAGAAACTCCGATGGAGTTCCTCTCTTCCATGGCGGTGGTGCTCGTCACTGGGCTCTTCATCATTACATTCAACATCCAGGCTTTCGAGATTCCCTCCAGCTCAATGGAGAACACTCTGCTGATCGGCGACCACGTTTTCGTCGATCGCATCACCATCGCCCCACCCACGCATTGGGCAGCTTTCGAGCACTATCGGCCGATTCAGCACGGGGACATTATCGTCTTTCTCTCGCCCGAGACTCCCGGCCTCTATGTGGTGAAGCGCGTGATTGGGATTCCAGGAGACAAGATCCATCTTCGCGATGGTGTGGTGTATCGCAATGGAGTGGCACTGAAAGAGCCATACGTAATTCATACTCAAGGCAATTACGATCCATATCGCGATAATTTCCCGGCGGTTCCGGCTTCCGAATCGGGCATTCGTGTCGCTTCCGGATGGCCGGTGATGGCCGGTGTGATGCGCGACGGAGATGACATCGTCGTGCCTCCCGACAGCTATTTCGGTATGGGCGACAACCGCGACGTCAGCTACGACAGTCGCTACTGGGGCTTTGTCCCGCGCGAGAACATCATCGGACGCCCCCTGTTCGTATATTGGTCGTTTGAAACTCCAGCCGATCAATGGCAAAAGACCGATATGGGAGATCGGATCGCGTTCCTGGGACACGTGGCTCTCCACTTCTTCGATCAGACCCGCTGGAAGCGCATGTTCCACCTGGTGCACTAA
- the lepB gene encoding signal peptidase I, with translation MNEHTDFPVEPVTDAAVSEPAEHEVNYAPAAASNGSEFVTTEANCSPTPAAAAAGAPKARGRKEVGEWMGGIQWLCSTVVLAVFVITFLAQAFQIPSDSMENTLLVGDYLLVDKVHYSESGMWNWLMPYSPIHRGDIIVFRYPVHPQQHFVKRVVGVPGDRVHLFRGKVFVNDKALDDSAFAIHRGLQFDSYRDNFPSGNYISPEVNSSWWVEMHNVLHNGEIVVPPGNFFVLGDNRDDSLDSRYWGFVPRENITGRPFLIYWSVQREETAASDGRLERLLYTLVHLPEDARWDRTFHLVR, from the coding sequence ATGAATGAGCACACCGATTTTCCGGTCGAGCCGGTGACTGATGCCGCCGTTAGCGAGCCAGCCGAGCATGAGGTGAACTATGCTCCGGCGGCGGCATCGAACGGCTCAGAATTCGTTACAACTGAGGCGAATTGCTCGCCGACTCCCGCCGCTGCCGCTGCAGGTGCGCCCAAAGCACGAGGCAGAAAAGAAGTGGGCGAGTGGATGGGCGGCATCCAGTGGCTCTGCTCGACGGTCGTTCTGGCGGTTTTTGTGATCACATTCCTCGCCCAGGCTTTCCAGATTCCCTCGGACTCGATGGAAAATACGCTGCTTGTCGGGGATTACCTGCTCGTCGATAAGGTTCATTACAGCGAGAGCGGGATGTGGAATTGGCTGATGCCGTACTCGCCCATTCATCGCGGCGACATCATCGTTTTCCGCTATCCAGTGCATCCGCAGCAGCATTTTGTGAAGCGCGTCGTCGGAGTTCCCGGAGATCGCGTGCATCTCTTTCGTGGAAAGGTCTTCGTCAATGACAAAGCTTTGGACGATTCGGCTTTCGCCATCCACAGAGGCCTGCAGTTTGATTCGTATCGCGACAATTTTCCCTCTGGCAATTACATCAGTCCCGAGGTGAATTCGAGCTGGTGGGTAGAGATGCACAACGTGCTGCACAATGGCGAGATCGTTGTACCGCCGGGCAATTTCTTCGTGCTCGGCGACAATCGCGACGACAGCCTCGACAGCCGTTATTGGGGATTCGTGCCGCGCGAGAATATCACTGGGCGGCCGTTCCTTATCTACTGGTCGGTCCAGCGCGAGGAGACCGCTGCCTCGGATGGTAGACTAGAACGTCTGCTGTACACGCTCGTCCACCTGCCAGAGGACGCTCGTTGGGACCGGACATTTCACCTGGTCCGCTGA
- the rnc gene encoding ribonuclease III: MKPEDFSHLESALDYKFGNPDLLRQALTHSSLAHEMEMKAVVEGGDPPETERPPSADNEQFEFLGDAVLGLVTSELLFQRFPDFREGRLSKMRAHLVSARHLVKVARALHLGRYLLLGRGEEHSGGRSKPALLADALEALIAAVYLDGGMEPAKKVIINTILEPELKRLESSPNVDDHFTDFKSALQEWVQAKGLAQPVYSVLNESGPEHRKLFTMQVRIQEQGAEEAIYVASGEDSTKKKAEQQAARVALDYLRSQQPVPAESA; encoded by the coding sequence ATGAAACCCGAAGACTTCTCCCATCTCGAATCGGCGCTCGACTACAAGTTCGGCAATCCGGATCTGCTCCGGCAGGCGCTCACTCACAGCTCGCTCGCGCATGAAATGGAGATGAAAGCCGTGGTTGAAGGCGGTGATCCGCCGGAAACGGAGCGTCCACCATCCGCCGACAACGAACAGTTTGAGTTTTTGGGCGATGCAGTTCTGGGATTAGTCACCAGCGAGCTGCTATTTCAGCGCTTTCCAGACTTCCGCGAGGGCCGTCTATCGAAGATGCGGGCTCATCTCGTGAGCGCCAGACATTTGGTGAAGGTCGCGCGCGCTTTGCATCTCGGGCGCTACCTGCTGCTGGGACGAGGCGAGGAGCACAGCGGTGGACGATCCAAACCAGCCCTGCTGGCCGACGCCTTAGAGGCTCTGATTGCCGCCGTCTACCTCGATGGCGGCATGGAACCGGCAAAAAAGGTGATTATCAACACGATTTTAGAGCCGGAATTGAAGCGCTTGGAGTCTAGTCCTAATGTGGACGACCACTTCACCGACTTTAAGTCGGCATTGCAGGAGTGGGTCCAGGCCAAGGGATTGGCGCAGCCGGTCTATTCGGTGCTGAACGAGAGCGGCCCAGAGCATCGGAAACTGTTCACGATGCAGGTGCGTATCCAGGAGCAGGGAGCCGAAGAGGCGATCTACGTGGCGTCGGGAGAGGACTCAACCAAGAAGAAGGCCGAGCAGCAGGCCGCTCGGGTGGCGTTGGACTATTTGCGCTCGCAGCAACCAGTTCCGGCAGAATCTGCATGA
- a CDS encoding tetratricopeptide repeat protein → MKPRAAVKSSIPVQPFRRLFLGLHYLRRSFFVLALLLISSSSVLFAQQTSTAPVPNRVAEPAATKITLDVSETFFSFFAGLNSCGYDQELASSDPVRDQIRADVIRAVAASEDAQFQRKQLCAFVHDHPAPEPSHNISQYVSLAFYTSEPPQFKTTIRESDLPPDSQNVLGYLPVLQKFYDAAHLHQLWKKYQPQYQAYVDRFHDEVAQMILSTDSYLRLPISLPGARAFSLFIEPLVAPGEINSRNYGVNYMMLMAPDQGALKLQPVRHTYLHYVLDPLVLKRFNRMQPLKPILQTVQNAPLDEKFKTDIALLVTESVIRAVEIRTEPMIRVPNEDKKEREKRIDAVRTHEVEEAMQEGFVLTHYFYEQFGDFEKGEVGFEQAFGPMLTNLSLTVGREEKRAREVKFAQQGAPDLIRATIRPQGDTLDAAEESLAAGDAKSAQEIAENTLSSGSGDQGRAAFILARASSMQGRMQDAIDNFQKTLQLASDPRMLAWSHIYLARIFDIREDREDALRHYNAALNTGDKAPDTLAAAERGLQKPYEPPKNK, encoded by the coding sequence ATGAAGCCCCGAGCTGCGGTAAAATCGAGCATTCCCGTCCAACCGTTTAGGAGGCTGTTTCTGGGTCTGCATTATCTCCGCCGATCGTTCTTCGTTCTGGCGCTCCTGCTGATTTCTTCATCATCGGTTCTATTCGCGCAGCAGACGTCAACGGCTCCCGTGCCGAACCGCGTCGCTGAGCCCGCTGCGACCAAAATCACTCTGGACGTGAGCGAGACCTTCTTCTCGTTCTTTGCCGGGTTGAACTCTTGTGGATATGACCAGGAGCTTGCGAGTTCCGATCCGGTCCGCGATCAGATTCGCGCGGATGTCATTCGCGCCGTTGCCGCTTCCGAGGACGCGCAGTTCCAGCGCAAGCAGCTTTGCGCCTTTGTTCACGATCATCCGGCGCCCGAGCCTTCGCACAACATTTCGCAGTACGTTTCGCTGGCCTTCTACACCAGCGAGCCTCCGCAATTCAAAACCACGATTCGCGAGTCGGACCTGCCGCCGGATTCGCAAAACGTCCTCGGATACCTGCCGGTGCTGCAGAAGTTCTACGATGCTGCCCACCTGCACCAACTGTGGAAGAAATATCAGCCGCAGTATCAGGCGTATGTCGATCGATTCCATGATGAAGTGGCGCAGATGATTCTGAGCACTGACAGTTATCTGCGGCTGCCGATCAGTTTGCCGGGTGCGCGTGCCTTCTCTTTATTCATAGAGCCGCTGGTCGCGCCCGGAGAGATCAACTCGCGTAATTATGGTGTGAACTACATGATGCTGATGGCGCCCGACCAGGGCGCTCTGAAGCTGCAGCCAGTGCGGCACACATATCTTCATTATGTGCTCGATCCGCTGGTGCTGAAACGGTTCAATCGGATGCAGCCGTTAAAGCCGATCTTGCAGACAGTACAGAATGCTCCGCTCGACGAGAAATTTAAGACGGACATCGCTCTGCTTGTCACCGAATCCGTAATTCGTGCAGTCGAGATTCGCACCGAACCGATGATTCGCGTACCAAATGAGGACAAGAAGGAACGCGAGAAAAGAATTGATGCGGTCCGGACGCATGAAGTCGAGGAAGCCATGCAGGAGGGATTCGTCCTCACTCATTACTTCTACGAGCAGTTCGGAGATTTCGAGAAAGGCGAAGTCGGATTCGAGCAGGCTTTTGGACCCATGCTCACCAATCTGAGCTTGACCGTAGGCAGGGAAGAGAAGCGTGCGCGCGAGGTCAAGTTCGCCCAGCAAGGCGCTCCTGATTTGATTCGTGCCACGATTCGTCCGCAAGGCGACACACTTGATGCAGCGGAGGAAAGTCTCGCCGCCGGCGACGCGAAGTCGGCGCAGGAGATCGCCGAGAACACGCTCAGCAGCGGCTCAGGCGATCAAGGCCGCGCGGCGTTCATCCTGGCGCGCGCTTCGTCGATGCAGGGGCGCATGCAGGATGCGATCGACAACTTCCAGAAGACGTTGCAGCTTGCCAGCGATCCGCGCATGCTGGCGTGGTCGCATATTTACCTGGCACGCATTTTTGACATCCGGGAAGATCGTGAGGATGCGCTGAGGCACTACAACGCAGCCCTAAATACCGGAGACAAGGCACCCGACACCCTGGCTGCTGCCGAACGCGGACTGCAAAAGCCGTACGAGCCTCCAAAGAACAAGTAA
- a CDS encoding PadR family transcriptional regulator has translation MSKPSDLVQGTLDLLLLKILALEPLHGWAISQRLTQISGDVLQVSDGSLYPALHKLEQEGWIKSEWKPSENNRRAKFYSLTRLGRHQLEKETANWNRLSSAISHVIQLREA, from the coding sequence TTGAGCAAACCTTCCGATCTGGTTCAGGGCACGCTTGATCTGCTGCTACTGAAGATCCTGGCACTCGAACCGCTACATGGCTGGGCAATCAGCCAGCGACTCACGCAAATTTCCGGCGATGTACTTCAGGTAAGTGATGGATCGCTTTATCCGGCACTGCACAAGCTGGAGCAGGAAGGCTGGATCAAGTCGGAATGGAAGCCAAGCGAGAATAACCGTCGCGCCAAGTTCTATTCCCTAACTCGGCTCGGCCGCCATCAGCTCGAGAAAGAGACTGCCAACTGGAACCGGCTCTCATCGGCGATATCGCACGTCATCCAGCTTCGGGAGGCCTGA